Proteins from a single region of Nakamurella deserti:
- a CDS encoding ABC transporter substrate-binding protein: protein MVLAACGGGSEENSSSGTSGGGGASKTLVVDAVFSLKSADPAHNYEPTGQIVARALYSTLVTFAGDDLTKVVPDLASSWTTSEDGKTYTFTLNPAAKFSDGTPVTSADVVFSLNRVANVKGNPSFLMDGLTVSAPDATTVVVESATVDSAVLGKLANPSLGILNSAKAKAAGATDAADAATTDTAEQALNSESMGSGPYTLASLDLTTEVDFEINADYWGATKPTYTKVVLRNVDAAQQKNNVVTGQSQLALDLSPDQVKDLSGGEVVSNSVPSQYTFYLFTNANPEINQWTANRDFEDAIRYGIDYQSLLELAGEGSRQAAGMIPVQLAGALPDSDSITRDVEKAKASLAASGYDGSPVQVSYPSDLTQNGVSFTDMATRIQANLKEVGINVELQGAPITTVLDLARGGKQQIGLWLWGPDFPDASNYLAFGPGGVVGGKRVNWQPGSDPTIEALMAKALETTDADERVAVYQDYQRELNKGPVMSLIQPAQVFLAASSLKGLTYNLVWTVNLGELS, encoded by the coding sequence ATGGTCCTCGCCGCATGCGGTGGTGGATCCGAGGAGAATTCCTCGAGCGGGACCTCGGGCGGGGGCGGGGCGTCCAAGACGCTCGTCGTCGACGCCGTGTTCTCGCTCAAGAGCGCGGATCCCGCGCACAACTACGAGCCGACCGGCCAGATCGTGGCCCGTGCGCTCTACTCGACCCTGGTGACCTTCGCCGGTGACGACCTGACGAAGGTGGTCCCCGACCTGGCCAGCAGCTGGACCACGTCCGAGGACGGCAAGACCTACACGTTCACCCTGAACCCGGCGGCGAAGTTCAGCGACGGCACCCCGGTGACCTCGGCCGACGTGGTCTTCTCCCTGAACCGGGTGGCCAACGTCAAGGGCAACCCGTCGTTCCTGATGGACGGCCTGACGGTCTCCGCCCCCGACGCCACCACCGTCGTGGTGGAGTCGGCCACGGTGGACTCCGCCGTGCTGGGCAAGCTCGCGAACCCGTCGCTGGGCATCCTCAACAGCGCCAAGGCCAAGGCCGCCGGCGCCACCGACGCCGCCGACGCCGCGACCACCGACACCGCCGAGCAGGCGCTCAACAGCGAGTCGATGGGCAGCGGCCCGTACACGCTGGCGTCGCTGGACCTCACGACCGAGGTCGACTTCGAGATCAACGCCGACTACTGGGGCGCCACCAAGCCGACCTACACCAAGGTCGTGCTGCGCAACGTCGACGCCGCCCAGCAGAAGAACAACGTGGTCACCGGCCAGAGCCAGCTCGCGCTGGACCTGTCCCCGGACCAGGTCAAGGACCTCAGCGGCGGCGAGGTCGTCTCCAACTCGGTCCCCAGCCAGTACACGTTCTACCTGTTCACCAACGCCAACCCCGAGATCAACCAGTGGACGGCGAACCGCGACTTCGAGGACGCGATCCGGTACGGCATCGACTACCAGAGCCTGCTCGAGCTCGCCGGTGAGGGGTCCCGGCAGGCCGCCGGGATGATCCCGGTCCAGTTGGCCGGCGCACTGCCCGACTCCGACAGCATCACGCGCGACGTGGAGAAGGCCAAGGCCTCGCTCGCCGCGTCCGGTTACGACGGCAGCCCGGTCCAGGTGTCCTACCCCTCGGACCTGACGCAGAACGGCGTGTCGTTCACCGACATGGCCACCCGCATCCAGGCCAACCTCAAGGAGGTCGGCATCAACGTCGAACTCCAGGGCGCACCGATCACCACCGTGCTCGACCTGGCCCGCGGCGGCAAGCAGCAGATCGGGCTGTGGCTGTGGGGACCGGACTTCCCGGACGCCAGCAACTACCTCGCCTTCGGCCCCGGCGGCGTCGTCGGCGGCAAGCGCGTCAACTGGCAGCCCGGCAGCGACCCGACCATCGAGGCGCTGATGGCCAAGGCACTGGAGACCACCGACGCCGACGAGCGCGTCGCGGTCTACCAGGACTACCAGCGCGAGCTGAACAAGGGTCCGGTCATGTCGCTCATCCAGCCGGCCCAGGTCTTCCTGGCGGCGAGCTCGCTGAAAGGCCTGACCTACAACCTGGTCTGGACCGTGAACCTCGGTGAGCTCTCCTGA
- a CDS encoding group II truncated hemoglobin: protein MTDEPGADDRIPTLYEWAGGSTAFDRMIDAFYDRVEQDDLLSPLFPGGVAQAHRRHVATWWSEVFGGPADYTAHHGGYRAMLAHHRGLGITSEQRFRFASLMSLAADDAGMPDDPEFRAALVGYLEWGTRLAQSNSQPGAVVVEQAPVPRWGWGVAPPYRG from the coding sequence ATGACGGACGAGCCCGGCGCCGACGACCGCATCCCGACCCTGTACGAATGGGCCGGCGGTTCAACTGCCTTCGACCGGATGATCGACGCCTTCTACGACCGGGTCGAACAGGACGACCTGTTGTCGCCGCTGTTCCCCGGCGGCGTGGCGCAGGCGCACCGCCGGCACGTCGCGACCTGGTGGTCGGAGGTCTTCGGCGGCCCGGCCGACTACACGGCGCATCACGGCGGGTACCGGGCGATGCTCGCGCACCACCGCGGGTTGGGCATCACGTCCGAGCAGCGGTTCCGGTTCGCCTCGCTGATGAGCCTGGCGGCCGACGACGCCGGAATGCCCGACGACCCGGAGTTCCGAGCGGCGCTGGTCGGCTACCTGGAGTGGGGCACGCGGCTGGCGCAGTCGAACTCGCAGCCGGGGGCGGTGGTCGTCGAGCAGGCGCCCGTGCCGCGGTGGGGGTGGGGAGTGGCGCCGCCGTACCGAGGCTGA
- a CDS encoding inositol-3-phosphate synthase, producing the protein MTTASPAAAEASATPSAHPIRVAIVGVGNCASSLVQGVEYYRNAAPDSRVPGLMHVSFGDYHVSDLEFVAAFDVDAKKVGTDLSEAISASQNNTIRIADVPPTGVVVQRGVTLDGLGRYYRETIGESDAEPVDMVAALREARADVLVCYLPVGSEDAVQHYAQAAIDAKVAFVNALPVFIAGTPAWAEKFRAAGVPVIGDDIKSQVGATITHRVLAKLFEDRGVTLDRTMQLNVGGNMDFKNMLERDRLESKKISKTQSVTSQVPREMGRDNVHIGPSDHVPWLTDRKWAYVRLEGRAFGDAPLSLEYKLEVWDSPNSAGVIIDAIRAAKIALDRGIGGPVESASAYFMKSPPVQYGDDDARENVERFIRGEIDF; encoded by the coding sequence ATGACCACAGCCTCACCCGCGGCCGCCGAGGCGTCCGCCACGCCGTCTGCGCACCCGATCCGCGTCGCCATCGTCGGCGTCGGAAACTGCGCCTCCTCGCTCGTGCAGGGTGTGGAGTACTACCGCAACGCCGCTCCCGACAGCCGCGTCCCCGGGCTGATGCACGTCAGCTTCGGCGACTACCACGTCTCGGATCTGGAGTTCGTGGCCGCCTTCGACGTCGACGCCAAGAAGGTCGGCACCGATCTCTCCGAGGCGATCTCGGCCTCGCAGAACAACACCATCCGCATCGCCGACGTCCCGCCGACCGGTGTCGTCGTGCAGCGTGGCGTCACCCTGGACGGCCTCGGCCGCTACTACCGGGAGACGATCGGGGAGTCCGACGCCGAGCCGGTCGACATGGTCGCCGCACTCCGCGAGGCCCGCGCCGACGTGCTCGTCTGCTACCTGCCGGTCGGCTCCGAGGACGCGGTGCAGCACTACGCGCAGGCGGCCATCGACGCGAAGGTGGCGTTCGTGAACGCCCTGCCGGTGTTCATCGCGGGCACCCCCGCCTGGGCCGAGAAGTTCCGTGCGGCCGGGGTTCCCGTCATCGGGGACGACATCAAGAGCCAGGTCGGCGCCACGATCACGCACCGGGTGCTGGCGAAGCTGTTCGAGGACCGGGGCGTCACCCTGGACCGCACCATGCAGCTCAACGTCGGCGGCAACATGGACTTCAAGAACATGCTCGAGCGCGACCGCCTCGAGTCGAAGAAGATCTCCAAGACCCAGTCGGTGACCAGCCAGGTGCCCCGCGAGATGGGCCGGGACAACGTCCACATCGGCCCGTCGGACCACGTCCCGTGGCTCACCGACCGCAAGTGGGCCTACGTCCGGCTCGAGGGTCGCGCCTTCGGTGACGCACCGCTGTCACTGGAGTACAAGCTCGAGGTCTGGGACTCCCCCAACTCGGCCGGCGTCATCATCGACGCGATCCGCGCCGCGAAGATCGCCCTGGACCGCGGCATCGGTGGCCCCGTCGAGAGCGCCAGCGCCTACTTCATGAAGTCGCCGCCGGTGCAGTACGGCGACGACGACGCCCGCGAGAACGTCGAGCGCTTCATCCGCGGCGAGATCGACTTCTGA
- a CDS encoding phosphatase PAP2 family protein has product MTTGRRHRAAATGASVRAMARRAAAEVARWDDLAFRRLATVENVVLDRATPVVTRLSDHSGVWVLVAAGMAATRRPPAVRSAAHGLVTIAVTSLLANQGLKRVIVRRRPPRQLVPATRRAPAKSSSSFPSGHTASAIAFLVVVARRRRRSTAPLAASATVVGLARVSTGLHYPSDVLAGAVIGAVIGTASRRMWPGSAW; this is encoded by the coding sequence ATGACCACGGGCCGGCGCCACCGGGCGGCGGCGACCGGGGCGTCCGTGCGGGCCATGGCCCGCCGCGCCGCGGCCGAGGTGGCCCGCTGGGACGACCTCGCCTTCCGCCGGCTCGCCACCGTGGAGAACGTGGTGCTCGACCGGGCCACCCCGGTGGTGACCCGGCTGTCCGACCATTCCGGGGTGTGGGTGCTGGTGGCCGCCGGGATGGCCGCCACCCGCCGGCCACCGGCCGTCCGCTCGGCGGCGCACGGGCTGGTCACCATCGCCGTGACCAGTCTCCTGGCCAACCAGGGCCTCAAGCGGGTGATCGTGCGCCGACGCCCACCGCGGCAGCTGGTGCCCGCAACGCGCCGGGCCCCGGCGAAGTCGTCGTCGAGCTTCCCCAGCGGGCACACGGCGTCGGCCATCGCGTTCCTCGTCGTCGTGGCGCGCCGCCGACGGCGCTCGACGGCTCCGCTCGCCGCGTCGGCCACCGTCGTCGGGCTGGCCCGGGTGAGCACCGGCCTGCACTACCCGAGCGATGTCCTGGCCGGTGCGGTGATCGGCGCCGTCATCGGGACGGCGTCCCGGCGGATGTGGCCCGGGTCGGCCTGGTGA
- a CDS encoding HNH endonuclease family protein: protein MAGRTRVGWRCAAAATILGLVSGCGLWPSGPVVGTSSTSATGSGPAPTSVGAAAAALSRLPVAEWERSAPYSRDAFGQRWSDDVDAPGGHNGCDQRSDVIRRDLAAVVVKPGTQGCVPLTGTLLDPYSGASIAFVRGADTSAAVQIDHVVALSNAWRTGAQRLTAQARQDFAGDPLGLLAVAGPVNQAKGDDDAAAWLPPNASYRCAYVARQIAVKTAYGFWVTPAEAAAMETVLATCPGQPLPVGDDIPQPVR from the coding sequence ATGGCGGGTCGGACGCGGGTGGGGTGGCGGTGCGCCGCGGCCGCGACGATCCTGGGCCTGGTCTCCGGATGCGGGCTGTGGCCGAGTGGACCGGTGGTCGGCACATCGTCCACGTCCGCCACCGGGTCGGGGCCCGCCCCGACGTCCGTCGGCGCGGCCGCGGCGGCGTTGTCCCGGCTGCCGGTGGCCGAGTGGGAGCGCAGCGCCCCGTACTCCCGGGACGCCTTCGGTCAGCGGTGGTCCGACGACGTCGACGCGCCCGGTGGGCACAACGGCTGCGATCAGCGCTCGGACGTCATCCGGCGCGACCTCGCCGCGGTCGTGGTGAAACCGGGGACCCAGGGATGCGTGCCGCTCACCGGCACCCTGCTGGACCCGTACAGCGGTGCCTCGATCGCGTTCGTCCGTGGAGCCGACACGTCGGCGGCCGTCCAGATCGACCACGTGGTCGCGCTGTCCAACGCCTGGCGGACCGGCGCCCAGCGGTTGACCGCACAGGCGCGGCAGGACTTCGCCGGTGACCCGCTCGGTCTGCTGGCCGTGGCCGGCCCGGTGAACCAGGCCAAGGGCGACGACGACGCCGCCGCCTGGCTACCGCCGAACGCCTCCTACCGCTGCGCCTACGTGGCCCGCCAGATCGCGGTCAAGACCGCCTACGGATTCTGGGTCACCCCCGCCGAGGCCGCCGCGATGGAAACGGTGCTCGCCACCTGCCCCGGACAGCCGCTGCCGGTCGGCGACGACATCCCGCAGCCGGTGCGCTGA
- a CDS encoding histidinol-phosphate transaminase, with the protein MTSSVLVDRLDPAAPALRAAVAGLPAYLAGRRSVSELTAALASNESHYPPLPSVVDVVREQALRINRYPDMGAVELRERIAAHLGATVDEIAVGPGSVGVLQQIVTALCDAGDEVVHAWRSFEAYPILVSLAGARSVGVPLRADESHDLDAMAAAITDRTRVVVLCSPNNPTGVSISAGELDRFLAGVPASVLVVLDEAYVEYATRPDTIDAMAVFRAHGNVCVLRTFSKAYGLAGLRVGYAVARPALADGLRRTGIPFAVSGLAQRAAIASLDAVGEMRDRVAAVVAERRRVTDALRSAGWQLPDSEANFVWLRADDTLRARLVDTLADADILVRGYAGDGVRISLADRATDDRVLAVLSDRGRFPD; encoded by the coding sequence ATGACATCTTCCGTGCTGGTCGACCGGCTCGATCCCGCCGCCCCGGCTCTGCGGGCGGCCGTCGCGGGGTTGCCCGCCTACCTCGCCGGCCGCCGCTCGGTCTCCGAGCTGACCGCGGCGCTGGCCTCCAACGAGAGCCACTACCCGCCCCTGCCGTCGGTCGTCGACGTGGTCCGGGAGCAGGCGCTGCGCATCAACCGGTATCCCGACATGGGGGCGGTCGAGCTGCGCGAGCGGATCGCCGCGCACCTCGGCGCCACGGTCGACGAGATCGCGGTCGGGCCGGGCAGTGTCGGAGTGCTGCAGCAGATCGTCACCGCGCTGTGCGACGCCGGCGACGAGGTCGTGCATGCGTGGCGCTCGTTCGAGGCGTACCCGATCCTGGTCAGCCTGGCCGGTGCGCGCTCGGTGGGCGTGCCGCTGCGCGCCGACGAGAGCCACGACCTCGACGCGATGGCCGCGGCGATCACCGACCGCACCCGCGTCGTGGTCCTCTGCTCGCCCAACAACCCGACCGGCGTCTCGATCAGCGCCGGTGAGCTCGACCGGTTCCTGGCCGGGGTGCCCGCCTCCGTGCTGGTCGTCCTCGACGAGGCCTACGTGGAGTACGCCACCCGGCCCGACACCATCGACGCGATGGCGGTGTTCCGGGCGCACGGGAACGTCTGCGTGTTGCGGACCTTCAGCAAGGCGTACGGCCTGGCCGGGCTCCGGGTCGGGTACGCCGTGGCCCGGCCGGCCCTCGCCGACGGCCTCCGACGCACCGGGATCCCCTTCGCCGTCAGTGGTCTCGCCCAGCGCGCGGCCATCGCGTCGCTCGATGCGGTGGGCGAGATGCGTGACCGGGTGGCCGCCGTGGTGGCCGAGCGCCGCCGCGTCACCGATGCGCTGCGGTCCGCCGGCTGGCAGCTGCCCGACAGCGAGGCCAACTTCGTCTGGCTCCGGGCCGACGACACCCTGCGCGCCCGCCTCGTCGACACCCTCGCCGACGCCGACATCCTGGTCCGGGGCTACGCCGGGGACGGGGTCCGCATCTCGCTGGCCGACCGGGCCACCGACGACCGGGTGCTCGCCGTGCTGAGCGACCGCGGCCGCTTTCCCGACTGA
- a CDS encoding ZIP family metal transporter, whose protein sequence is MSLSLQAGAWGLVAGLALVLGALIAWFVRVPPRVVAGVMAFGAGVLISALAFDLVDEAETQGGLGATIGGFVAGAVVYVAANALLARRGARHRKRSGGQQPSEQEQQGSGAAIAIGALLDGIPESVVLGLSLLGGQGVGIGVLAAIFISNLPEGLSSAAGMKASGRRAGYVFGVWGGIAVASGLAALVGALTLQDASPATVAVITAIAAGAILAMLADTMIPEAFEKDHAATGLITAAGFLTAFTISRAGG, encoded by the coding sequence GTGTCTCTGTCTTTGCAGGCCGGCGCGTGGGGACTGGTGGCCGGACTGGCACTGGTGCTCGGCGCCCTGATCGCCTGGTTCGTCCGGGTACCACCGCGGGTGGTCGCCGGCGTGATGGCGTTCGGTGCGGGGGTGCTGATCTCGGCGCTGGCCTTCGACCTCGTCGACGAGGCCGAGACCCAGGGCGGGCTGGGCGCCACCATCGGTGGGTTCGTGGCGGGCGCCGTCGTCTACGTCGCGGCCAACGCGCTGCTGGCCCGGCGGGGGGCCCGGCACCGCAAGCGGTCCGGCGGTCAGCAGCCGTCGGAGCAGGAGCAGCAGGGCAGCGGCGCGGCCATCGCGATCGGCGCGCTGCTGGACGGCATCCCGGAGTCGGTGGTGCTGGGCCTGTCGCTGCTCGGCGGGCAGGGCGTCGGGATCGGGGTGCTGGCGGCCATCTTCATCTCCAACCTGCCGGAGGGCCTCAGCAGCGCGGCGGGCATGAAGGCGTCCGGGCGACGAGCCGGCTACGTCTTCGGGGTGTGGGGTGGCATCGCGGTCGCCAGCGGCCTGGCCGCGCTGGTCGGGGCGCTCACGCTGCAGGACGCCTCGCCGGCGACCGTCGCGGTGATCACCGCGATCGCCGCGGGCGCCATCCTCGCCATGCTCGCCGACACGATGATCCCGGAGGCGTTCGAGAAGGACCACGCCGCGACGGGTCTCATCACCGCCGCCGGGTTCCTGACGGCCTTCACCATCAGCCGGGCGGGCGGATGA
- a CDS encoding NAD-dependent epimerase/dehydratase family protein — protein sequence MQVFVTGGTGTIGSAVVAELVAHGHAVRGLARSDASAAALDAAGAVPVRGSLADLDVLRAGAAQSDGVISLAFGSDYSSAEAIERSVAEERDVLAALGEVLAGTGRPLVTVSGTPWIPGRLATEADPLPTDGVVGGRGRTVGAALALADRGVRSTAVRMPRTVHENGAGGFVGLLTAAARRSGTAAYPGDGAQRWPAVHARDAAVLFRLALEVAPAGTAWHAVADEGTAVRDIATVIGRRLGLPVASAPVEEFGPFGAIFALDQPASSAHTRDVLGWRPTRPGQLADLENLRP from the coding sequence ATGCAGGTCTTCGTCACCGGAGGTACCGGCACCATCGGTTCCGCCGTCGTCGCCGAGCTCGTTGCCCACGGCCACGCCGTACGGGGGCTGGCGCGCTCGGACGCGTCGGCGGCCGCGCTCGACGCCGCCGGCGCGGTCCCGGTGCGGGGGTCGCTCGCCGACCTCGACGTGCTGCGCGCCGGTGCCGCGCAGTCCGACGGGGTGATCAGTCTGGCGTTCGGCTCCGATTACAGCTCCGCGGAGGCGATCGAGCGCTCGGTCGCCGAGGAGCGCGACGTCCTGGCCGCGCTGGGGGAGGTGCTCGCCGGCACCGGCCGCCCGCTGGTGACGGTCTCCGGGACGCCGTGGATCCCCGGCCGCCTCGCCACCGAGGCCGATCCGCTGCCGACCGACGGCGTGGTGGGCGGCCGGGGACGTACGGTCGGCGCCGCGTTGGCGCTGGCCGACCGCGGGGTCCGCAGCACCGCCGTCCGGATGCCGCGGACCGTCCACGAGAACGGTGCCGGCGGATTCGTCGGCCTGCTGACCGCGGCCGCCCGCCGGTCTGGGACGGCGGCCTACCCCGGTGACGGGGCCCAGCGCTGGCCGGCCGTGCACGCCCGGGACGCGGCGGTGCTGTTCCGGCTGGCTCTGGAGGTCGCGCCGGCCGGCACCGCGTGGCACGCCGTCGCCGACGAGGGCACCGCGGTACGCGACATCGCCACCGTCATCGGCCGTCGGCTCGGTCTGCCCGTCGCTTCGGCGCCGGTGGAGGAGTTCGGGCCGTTCGGCGCCATCTTCGCGCTGGACCAGCCCGCCTCGAGCGCCCACACCCGGGACGTGCTGGGCTGGCGACCCACCCGTCCGGGCCAGCTGGCGGACCTGGAGAACCTCCGTCCTTGA
- a CDS encoding SDR family NAD(P)-dependent oxidoreductase: MTDASTRPLALVTGASSGIGLELARQFLTHGFDVVVTAEDDIAEATAGLAVDGAAVIPVRADLEVPGGAETVLEAVAATGRPLAAAALNAGFANGGRFVDIPLADEIRLIAVNITAPVHFAKRLLPAMIERGEGRILFTSSVAATMPGPYYATYAASKAFVQSFAEAVRHEVKDTGVTVTALLPGPTDTDFFAAADMLDTPVAKAKKDDPADVAKDGFEALMAGKDSVVAGSLKNKAQVVGGAVLSDTAKARMHAGMTKPESV; encoded by the coding sequence ATGACCGACGCATCCACGCGCCCGCTCGCCCTCGTGACCGGCGCTTCCAGCGGTATCGGGCTCGAGTTGGCCCGTCAGTTCCTCACCCACGGCTTCGACGTCGTGGTCACCGCCGAGGACGACATCGCCGAGGCCACCGCCGGACTCGCCGTCGACGGGGCGGCCGTCATCCCGGTGAGAGCGGACCTCGAGGTCCCCGGTGGAGCGGAGACGGTGCTCGAGGCCGTCGCCGCGACGGGCCGACCGCTCGCGGCGGCGGCACTCAACGCCGGGTTCGCGAACGGCGGCCGCTTCGTCGACATCCCGCTGGCGGACGAGATCCGCCTGATCGCGGTCAACATCACCGCTCCGGTGCACTTCGCCAAGCGGCTGCTGCCGGCGATGATCGAGCGTGGCGAGGGCCGGATCCTGTTCACCTCGTCGGTGGCGGCGACGATGCCGGGCCCCTACTACGCGACCTACGCGGCGTCCAAGGCGTTCGTGCAGTCGTTCGCCGAAGCCGTCCGGCACGAGGTCAAGGACACCGGGGTCACCGTCACCGCGCTGCTGCCCGGGCCGACCGACACCGACTTCTTCGCCGCGGCCGACATGCTCGACACTCCGGTCGCCAAGGCGAAGAAGGACGACCCCGCCGACGTGGCGAAGGACGGCTTCGAGGCTCTGATGGCGGGCAAGGACTCGGTCGTCGCGGGGTCGCTGAAGAACAAGGCGCAGGTCGTCGGCGGCGCGGTGCTGTCGGACACCGCCAAGGCCAGGATGCACGCCGGGATGACCAAGCCCGAGAGCGTGTGA
- a CDS encoding YitT family protein encodes MNRTTSDTTTTATATIADTTPAVPAPFPVAPKHTLFEDVMGLVTGTLLASFGLFLLKTAGAVTGGTAGLALLLSYLVPLPFGAVFFLVNVPFFALALWKKGLDFTVRTALAVGLVGVFSSLHPAVVDLQRLDPVYAVILGNLMAGVGLLILFRHKASLGGFNILALILQERLGWRAGYVQMALDVTVVTVALTVVTPLGVLLSAAGAVVLNLVLALNHRPGRYQGL; translated from the coding sequence ATGAACCGCACCACCAGCGACACCACCACCACCGCTACCGCCACCATCGCCGACACCACCCCGGCCGTACCCGCCCCGTTCCCGGTGGCACCGAAGCACACGCTGTTCGAGGACGTGATGGGGCTGGTCACCGGGACGCTGCTCGCGTCCTTCGGGCTGTTCCTGCTCAAGACGGCGGGGGCCGTCACCGGCGGCACGGCCGGTCTCGCACTGCTGCTGAGCTACCTGGTGCCGTTGCCCTTCGGTGCGGTGTTCTTCCTCGTCAACGTGCCGTTCTTCGCGCTGGCGTTGTGGAAGAAGGGCCTGGACTTCACCGTCCGGACGGCGCTGGCCGTCGGTCTCGTCGGCGTGTTCTCCTCGCTGCACCCTGCGGTGGTGGATCTGCAGCGGCTCGACCCGGTGTACGCGGTCATCCTCGGGAACCTCATGGCCGGGGTGGGGCTGCTCATCCTGTTCCGCCACAAGGCCAGCCTGGGCGGGTTCAACATCCTCGCGCTGATCCTGCAGGAGCGACTGGGCTGGCGCGCGGGGTACGTCCAGATGGCGCTGGACGTCACGGTCGTCACCGTCGCGCTGACCGTGGTGACCCCGCTCGGTGTCCTGCTGTCGGCGGCCGGCGCGGTGGTGCTGAACCTGGTGCTGGCGCTCAACCACCGGCCGGGCCGGTACCAGGGGCTCTGA
- a CDS encoding TetR/AcrR family transcriptional regulator, with amino-acid sequence MARWEPGATERLVVAAVDLFTEQGYDATTVAQIAERAGVTRSTFFRHFSDKRELLVAGQETLSRLLADGIADAPPEAGPLEAVAVGLERAAGAMGPANRDLGPRIKAAVAAHTELQERDALKSVGMATAMTAALVDRGVPDAAAHLAAELGVLAFKRGYAAWSAEGRDGGDDLAPHALAALAELRAASAALH; translated from the coding sequence ATGGCGCGATGGGAACCGGGGGCGACGGAACGGCTTGTCGTCGCCGCCGTCGACCTCTTCACGGAGCAGGGATACGACGCCACGACCGTGGCGCAGATCGCCGAGCGCGCCGGAGTCACGAGAAGCACCTTCTTCCGCCACTTCTCGGACAAGCGGGAACTCCTGGTGGCCGGCCAGGAGACGCTGAGCCGGCTGCTCGCGGACGGCATCGCCGACGCGCCCCCGGAGGCGGGTCCGCTGGAAGCCGTCGCGGTGGGCCTGGAACGGGCCGCCGGCGCGATGGGACCGGCCAACCGCGATCTCGGCCCACGCATCAAAGCCGCCGTCGCGGCCCACACCGAGCTCCAGGAACGGGATGCCCTCAAGAGCGTCGGGATGGCCACCGCGATGACCGCGGCCCTGGTGGACCGGGGCGTCCCCGACGCGGCCGCGCACCTGGCCGCCGAGCTGGGCGTGCTGGCGTTCAAGCGCGGCTACGCCGCGTGGTCCGCCGAGGGGCGTGACGGTGGGGACGATCTCGCACCCCACGCCCTGGCCGCACTGGCCGAACTGCGGGCCGCGAGCGCGGCCCTGCACTGA
- a CDS encoding Lrp/AsnC family transcriptional regulator, whose amino-acid sequence MDRIDPLDARILLALDDDPEATTLALARSLGIARNTVHARLRRLTDGGALRGFSRRVDPVALGYDLVAFVSVAISQASGGSAVAGLRTLPEVVEIHAMTGEYDFLVKVVARDTPDLLRITNMMLTIDGVVRTNTAISLVEAMPMRIRPLLEAAAG is encoded by the coding sequence ATGGACCGCATCGATCCCCTGGACGCCCGCATCCTGCTCGCGCTGGACGACGATCCCGAGGCGACCACCCTCGCTCTGGCCCGGTCGCTGGGCATCGCCCGCAACACGGTGCACGCCCGGCTGCGCCGACTGACCGACGGGGGCGCCCTGCGCGGCTTCAGCCGCCGGGTCGACCCGGTGGCCCTGGGCTACGACCTGGTCGCGTTCGTCTCCGTCGCCATCAGCCAGGCGTCCGGCGGCAGCGCCGTCGCGGGGCTGCGGACGCTGCCCGAGGTCGTGGAGATCCACGCGATGACCGGCGAGTACGACTTCCTGGTGAAGGTCGTCGCCCGCGACACCCCCGACCTGCTGCGGATCACCAACATGATGCTGACGATCGACGGGGTGGTGCGGACCAACACCGCCATCTCGCTCGTCGAGGCGATGCCGATGCGCATCCGGCCGCTGCTGGAGGCGGCGGCCGGGTGA